The proteins below come from a single Agrococcus beijingensis genomic window:
- a CDS encoding ABC transporter permease — MSTMALRVVSRRDRDQQPRSSGAGRALAVLRRIVMLLGLPVILVAAWWFASAGSTNFLNPPLATIIDQFWPTWFGGETFGDSRFVQDVLPSLGRILIGFLIAVVFGVVLGILIGSFRPLRDALEPALEFFRAVPPPVLVPIFMLFLGIGDQMKVVVIAIGCLWPILLNTVEGVRGIDPVLKDTAHSYRYTRLGRLFRLTLPGASPQIVTGARQALSIGIILMVISEMFAASEGLGFSIVQFQRSFAIPQMWGGIILLGVLGVLLALIFRVITGAMLKWYFGYLQTQRGGS, encoded by the coding sequence ATGAGCACCATGGCACTGCGCGTCGTCTCGCGCCGCGACCGCGACCAGCAGCCCAGGAGCTCCGGCGCCGGCCGTGCGCTCGCCGTCCTCCGCCGCATCGTCATGCTGCTGGGCCTGCCGGTGATCCTCGTCGCCGCGTGGTGGTTCGCCTCCGCTGGCAGCACGAACTTCCTGAACCCGCCGCTGGCGACCATCATCGACCAGTTCTGGCCGACCTGGTTCGGCGGCGAGACGTTCGGCGACTCGCGGTTCGTGCAGGATGTGCTGCCGAGCCTCGGCCGCATCCTGATCGGCTTCCTCATCGCGGTCGTCTTCGGCGTCGTGCTCGGCATCCTGATCGGCTCCTTCCGCCCGCTGCGCGACGCGCTCGAGCCGGCCCTCGAGTTCTTCCGCGCGGTGCCGCCGCCCGTGCTGGTGCCGATCTTCATGCTGTTCCTCGGCATCGGCGACCAGATGAAGGTCGTGGTCATCGCCATCGGCTGCCTGTGGCCGATCCTGCTGAACACCGTCGAGGGCGTGCGCGGCATCGACCCGGTGCTGAAGGACACGGCGCACTCCTACCGCTACACCCGCCTCGGCCGGCTCTTCCGGCTGACGCTGCCCGGCGCCAGCCCCCAGATCGTCACGGGCGCACGCCAGGCGCTCTCGATCGGCATCATCCTGATGGTGATCAGCGAGATGTTCGCCGCGAGCGAGGGCCTCGGCTTCTCGATCGTGCAGTTCCAGCGCAGCTTCGCCATCCCGCAGATGTGGGGCGGCATCATCCTGCTCGGCGTGCTCGGCGTGCTGCTCGCACTCATCTTCCGCGTCATCACCGGCGCGATGCTCAAGTGGTACTTCGGGTACCTGCAGACCCAGCGTGGAGGTTCCTGA
- a CDS encoding ABC transporter substrate-binding protein produces MRRPLALAALVAAGALTLAGCSGGGTPSATEPAPGATDGGNASGELTPISVGVIPIVDVAAIYLGVEEGFFEEEGLDVTLELAQGGAAIVPAVVSNEYQFGFSNVTSLLLATNNGVPLQAVGAGNFTTGQDPDIGAVVVPADSDIQSAADLGGRSVAVNTLNNIGDSTVRNVVDEAGGDSSGIQFVEMGFPDMPAAISGGQVEAAWILEPHLTRALQAGARVVSWNFAETDPDLMISAYFTSQPFAAQSPEVVEAFTQALNRSLDFAEENPDATRAILGEYTQIDPAVAEAMTMPRFSSEFSTDTVQLLADLALEYGMVDQEIDFSALVP; encoded by the coding sequence ATGCGCAGACCCCTCGCTCTCGCGGCCCTCGTCGCCGCCGGCGCACTCACCCTCGCCGGCTGCTCGGGCGGCGGCACGCCCTCGGCCACCGAGCCCGCGCCGGGAGCGACCGACGGCGGCAACGCCTCCGGCGAGCTCACGCCCATCTCGGTGGGCGTGATCCCGATCGTCGACGTCGCCGCGATCTACCTGGGCGTCGAGGAGGGCTTCTTCGAGGAGGAGGGGCTCGACGTCACGCTCGAGCTCGCGCAGGGCGGCGCCGCCATCGTGCCCGCCGTGGTCTCGAACGAGTACCAGTTCGGCTTCAGCAACGTGACCTCGCTGCTGCTCGCGACCAACAACGGCGTGCCGCTGCAGGCCGTCGGTGCCGGCAACTTCACGACGGGCCAGGACCCGGACATCGGCGCCGTCGTCGTGCCCGCCGACTCCGACATCCAGAGCGCGGCCGACCTGGGCGGCCGCAGCGTCGCCGTCAACACGCTCAACAACATCGGCGACTCGACCGTGCGCAACGTCGTCGACGAGGCGGGCGGCGACTCCTCGGGCATCCAGTTCGTCGAGATGGGCTTCCCCGACATGCCGGCCGCGATCTCGGGCGGGCAGGTCGAGGCGGCCTGGATCCTCGAGCCGCACCTGACCCGCGCCCTGCAGGCCGGTGCGCGCGTGGTCTCGTGGAACTTCGCGGAGACCGATCCCGATCTGATGATCTCCGCCTACTTCACGAGCCAGCCGTTCGCGGCCCAGAGCCCCGAGGTCGTCGAGGCCTTCACGCAGGCGCTGAACCGCTCGCTCGACTTCGCGGAGGAGAACCCCGACGCGACGCGCGCGATCCTGGGCGAGTACACCCAGATCGACCCTGCGGTGGCAGAGGCCATGACCATGCCGCGCTTCAGCTCCGAGTTCTCGACCGACACGGTGCAGCTGCTGGCCGACCTCGCCCTCGAGTACGGCATGGTCGATCAGGAGATCGACTTCAGCGCGCTGGTGCCGTGA
- the coaBC gene encoding bifunctional phosphopantothenoylcysteine decarboxylase/phosphopantothenate--cysteine ligase CoaBC yields MRVVVGISGGIAAYKAALAIRELVLAGHDVHVVPTAAALRFIGRPTLEALSRNPVSDEVFDDVAAVRHVALGQSADLIVVLPATANTIAKIAAGLADDLLGTTILASRAPLVIAPAMHTEMWEQAATQANIRTLAERGITIVGPVAGQLTGDDSGVGRMAEPTDVVAAALSAVSDASAPRPLASTTVVVSAGGTREPIDPVRFLGNRSSGAMGVALAAAARDAGAAVTLVGANLHVPAPAGVELVEVETTAQLRDAMLARAGADVIVMAAAVADYRVDGVADEKRTKEAWGEAPTLTLALNPDILHELAQQPRASVVVGFGAETEPDDAALLQRGRDKLARKGADLLVVNRVGHDAGFGAVDTRVQVLDADGVVADASGSKTSVARAIIDTVALRLAAQQKEQP; encoded by the coding sequence ATGCGCGTCGTCGTCGGGATCTCCGGCGGGATCGCCGCGTACAAGGCAGCACTCGCCATCCGCGAGCTCGTGCTGGCGGGGCATGACGTGCACGTCGTGCCGACCGCAGCGGCGCTGCGCTTCATCGGCAGGCCGACGCTCGAGGCGCTCAGCCGCAATCCCGTCTCCGACGAGGTCTTCGACGACGTCGCCGCCGTGCGCCACGTGGCGCTCGGCCAGTCGGCCGACCTGATCGTCGTGCTGCCGGCGACCGCGAACACCATCGCGAAGATCGCCGCCGGCCTCGCCGATGACCTGCTCGGCACCACCATCCTCGCCTCCCGGGCGCCGCTGGTCATCGCACCCGCGATGCACACCGAGATGTGGGAGCAGGCGGCGACGCAGGCCAACATCCGCACGCTCGCCGAGCGCGGCATCACGATCGTCGGTCCCGTCGCCGGCCAGCTGACCGGCGACGACTCCGGCGTCGGCCGCATGGCCGAGCCCACCGACGTGGTGGCGGCGGCCCTCTCCGCCGTCAGCGACGCATCCGCCCCCCGACCGCTGGCGAGCACGACCGTCGTGGTGAGCGCGGGCGGCACCCGCGAGCCGATCGACCCCGTGCGGTTCCTCGGCAACCGGTCGAGCGGCGCCATGGGCGTCGCCCTCGCCGCCGCCGCGCGCGACGCGGGAGCCGCCGTCACCCTCGTGGGCGCCAACCTGCACGTGCCCGCGCCCGCCGGCGTCGAGCTCGTCGAGGTCGAGACCACCGCGCAGCTGCGCGACGCCATGCTCGCCCGCGCCGGCGCCGACGTGATCGTGATGGCCGCAGCCGTCGCCGACTACCGCGTCGACGGCGTCGCCGACGAGAAGCGCACGAAGGAGGCGTGGGGCGAGGCGCCGACGCTGACGCTCGCCCTCAACCCCGACATCCTGCACGAGCTCGCCCAGCAGCCGCGCGCCAGCGTGGTCGTCGGCTTCGGCGCCGAGACCGAGCCCGACGACGCGGCGCTGCTGCAGCGCGGCCGCGACAAGCTCGCCCGCAAGGGCGCCGACCTGCTGGTCGTCAACCGCGTCGGCCACGACGCCGGCTTCGGCGCCGTCGACACCCGGGTGCAGGTGCTCGACGCCGACGGCGTGGTGGCGGATGCGTCGGGCTCGAAGACGTCAGTGGCCCGGGCCATCATCGACACCGTCGCGCTCCGCCTGGCAGCGCAGCAGAAGGAGCAGCCGTGA
- a CDS encoding ABC transporter ATP-binding protein: MSDPTPVAHAMLEVDHVGKTYTGRGEPVEAIADLQFSIGAGEFVCVVGPSGAGKTTLLRILAGLLSPTKGEVRLDGAVVSSPPEGMAVVLQEYGRSLFPWMTVAQNVEQPLKEKRVPAERRKQLVADALTAVSLGGDGDKYPWQLSGGMQQRVAIARAVAYEPKVLLMDEPFAAVDAQTRFELEDLVRALWQRLGVTVVFVTHDIDESIYLAQRVIVLSGRPTILLEDVSIDLGDVRDQLETRAAPEFARLRTHVYELVQAAKKGARSLSDAQLSH; encoded by the coding sequence ATGTCCGATCCCACTCCCGTCGCGCACGCGATGCTCGAGGTCGACCACGTCGGCAAGACCTACACCGGCCGGGGCGAGCCGGTCGAGGCCATCGCCGACCTGCAGTTCTCGATCGGCGCCGGCGAGTTCGTCTGCGTCGTCGGCCCCTCTGGCGCCGGAAAGACGACGCTGCTGCGGATCCTCGCCGGCCTGCTCTCGCCCACCAAGGGCGAGGTGCGCCTCGACGGCGCCGTCGTGTCGTCGCCGCCGGAGGGCATGGCGGTGGTGCTGCAGGAGTACGGCCGCTCGCTCTTCCCCTGGATGACGGTGGCGCAGAACGTCGAGCAGCCGCTGAAGGAGAAGCGCGTCCCGGCCGAGCGCCGCAAGCAGCTCGTCGCCGACGCGCTGACCGCCGTCAGCCTGGGCGGCGACGGCGACAAGTACCCCTGGCAGCTCTCGGGCGGCATGCAGCAGCGCGTCGCGATCGCCCGTGCGGTCGCCTACGAGCCCAAGGTGCTGCTGATGGACGAGCCCTTCGCGGCCGTCGACGCCCAGACGCGGTTCGAGCTCGAGGACCTGGTCCGCGCGCTGTGGCAGCGGCTCGGCGTCACCGTGGTGTTCGTCACCCACGACATCGACGAGTCGATCTACCTCGCGCAGCGCGTGATCGTGCTCTCGGGACGCCCGACGATCCTGCTGGAGGACGTCTCGATCGACCTCGGCGACGTGCGCGATCAGCTCGAGACCCGGGCGGCGCCCGAGTTCGCCCGGCTGCGCACGCACGTCTACGAGCTCGTGCAGGCGGCGAAGAAGGGCGCGCGCTCGCTGAGCGACGCCCAGCTCTCGCACTAG
- a CDS encoding IclR family transcriptional regulator domain-containing protein, giving the protein MSTTGVAEHSGEFVQSLDRGLAVIRAFGPEKPRLTLSDVARETGLSRASARRFLHTLVELGYVGNEGGTFHLRPRLLELGYAYLSTLGLPEVARPHLRILSEATGQSSSLAVLDDLEIVYVARVAVSRIMSAAIGVGTRLPTFATSMGRVLIAFSPEEVRERFLERVDLPALTPYTITDRDALRAELERVREQGWALVDQELEEGLRSIAVPVRDASGQVVAAVNVAAPARRDAAPGRSEPLEPLLEAAAGIERDLAQTGVA; this is encoded by the coding sequence GTGTCGACCACCGGCGTCGCCGAGCACAGCGGCGAGTTCGTCCAGTCCCTCGATCGCGGGCTCGCCGTCATCCGCGCCTTCGGTCCCGAGAAGCCGCGGCTGACGCTCAGCGACGTGGCCCGCGAGACGGGGCTCAGCCGGGCGTCGGCCCGGCGCTTCCTGCACACGCTCGTCGAGCTCGGCTACGTCGGCAACGAGGGCGGCACCTTCCACCTGCGCCCCCGGCTGCTCGAGCTCGGGTACGCCTACCTGTCGACCCTCGGGCTGCCAGAGGTCGCGCGTCCGCACCTGCGCATCCTCTCCGAGGCGACGGGCCAGTCGTCGTCGCTCGCGGTGCTCGACGACCTCGAGATCGTCTACGTCGCCCGCGTCGCGGTGTCGCGCATCATGTCGGCCGCGATCGGCGTGGGCACGCGCCTGCCCACCTTCGCGACCTCGATGGGCCGTGTGCTCATCGCGTTCTCGCCCGAGGAGGTGCGCGAGCGCTTCCTGGAGCGCGTCGACCTGCCGGCGCTGACGCCGTACACGATCACCGACCGCGACGCGCTGCGCGCCGAGCTCGAGCGCGTGCGCGAGCAGGGCTGGGCGCTCGTCGATCAGGAGCTCGAGGAGGGGCTGCGCTCGATCGCCGTCCCCGTGCGCGACGCGTCGGGACAGGTGGTGGCGGCGGTCAACGTGGCCGCGCCGGCCAGACGGGATGCCGCGCCCGGCAGATCAGAGCCGCTCGAACCGCTGCTGGAGGCCGCGGCCGGCATCGAGCGCGATCTCGCGCAGACCGGCGTCGCCTGA
- a CDS encoding isocitrate lyase/PEP mutase family protein — MPGDRAGSDMDERVAAFRRLHEQGTFVMPNPWDVGSAVTLERLGFPALASTSAGAAWSMGRADNGVPLDAMLAHLRSLTEAVSVPVNADFEGGFAVEPERLRETVLAATATGIAGLSIEDSTGDAEHPLHDRSLAVERILASRGAIDESGTGVVLTARSEGYVVGRPDLDETIARLRAYADGGADCLYAPRLGSVEEVAAIVAAVAPKPVNLLINAPFITVAEAAELGVRRISVGGTLARAAWGGWLDIAREIAEQGTFSGFAGLPDVEGLMRQSP, encoded by the coding sequence ATGCCGGGCGACCGAGCGGGGAGCGACATGGACGAGCGGGTGGCGGCGTTCCGGCGCCTGCACGAGCAGGGCACGTTCGTGATGCCGAATCCCTGGGACGTGGGCAGCGCCGTGACGCTCGAGCGACTGGGGTTCCCGGCGCTCGCGTCGACCAGCGCCGGCGCCGCCTGGAGCATGGGTCGGGCCGACAACGGCGTGCCGCTCGACGCGATGCTCGCGCACCTGCGCTCGCTGACCGAGGCGGTCTCGGTGCCGGTCAATGCCGACTTCGAGGGCGGCTTCGCCGTCGAGCCCGAGCGGCTTCGCGAGACAGTGCTGGCCGCGACGGCCACCGGGATCGCGGGCCTGTCGATCGAGGACTCCACGGGCGACGCTGAGCATCCGCTGCACGACCGCTCGCTCGCGGTCGAACGCATCCTCGCCTCGCGCGGCGCGATCGACGAGAGCGGCACGGGGGTGGTGCTCACCGCCCGGTCGGAGGGCTACGTCGTCGGCCGGCCAGACCTCGACGAGACGATCGCGCGCCTGCGCGCCTACGCCGACGGGGGCGCCGACTGCCTCTATGCGCCTCGGCTTGGAAGCGTCGAGGAGGTCGCCGCCATCGTCGCCGCGGTCGCACCGAAGCCGGTGAACCTGCTCATCAATGCGCCGTTCATCACCGTCGCCGAGGCCGCCGAGCTCGGCGTGCGCCGCATCAGTGTAGGCGGCACCCTCGCCCGCGCCGCCTGGGGCGGTTGGCTCGACATCGCGCGGGAGATCGCCGAGCAGGGCACCTTCTCAGGGTTCGCCGGGCTGCCGGACGTTGAGGGGCTGATGCGGCAGTCGCCATAG
- a CDS encoding IclR family transcriptional regulator produces the protein MTDGLLDRALRVLAAFHEDAAELSAAQLAQRTGIALSSLHRLLATLVAQGLLMRVPGHRYAIGARLWELGELSPLSLRLRETALPHMMRLYDATGENVHLAVLDGSTPATSDALFVGRVTGRASIATISRMGSREPLHTTGVGKALLATRDEPWLRQYFERALLPQTTRSLVTELALREDLDRTRARGYAVTREEMTLGNMSFAAALGRVDGLPPVAIGVVVHLERAEGRRLAPLVVQAARELRAALEASQSH, from the coding sequence GTGACCGACGGGCTCCTCGACCGAGCGCTGCGCGTGCTCGCCGCGTTCCACGAGGACGCGGCCGAGCTCTCGGCGGCGCAGCTCGCCCAGCGCACGGGCATCGCGCTCTCCAGCCTGCACCGGCTGCTGGCGACGCTGGTGGCGCAGGGCCTGCTCATGCGGGTGCCCGGGCACCGCTACGCGATCGGAGCCCGGCTGTGGGAGCTCGGCGAGCTGTCGCCCCTGTCGCTGCGGCTGCGCGAGACGGCGCTGCCGCACATGATGCGCCTCTACGACGCGACGGGCGAGAACGTGCACCTCGCGGTGCTCGACGGTTCGACGCCCGCGACGAGCGACGCGCTCTTCGTCGGCCGGGTCACCGGTCGCGCCTCGATCGCGACCATCAGCCGCATGGGCAGCCGCGAGCCGCTGCACACCACCGGCGTCGGGAAGGCGCTGCTGGCGACCCGCGACGAGCCGTGGCTGCGGCAGTACTTCGAGCGCGCTCTGCTGCCCCAGACGACGCGATCGCTCGTGACGGAGCTGGCGTTGCGGGAGGATCTCGACCGCACCCGGGCGCGCGGCTACGCGGTCACGCGCGAGGAGATGACGCTCGGCAACATGTCGTTCGCCGCCGCGCTCGGCCGGGTCGACGGGCTGCCGCCCGTGGCGATCGGCGTCGTCGTGCACCTCGAGCGCGCCGAGGGCCGCCGGCTCGCCCCGCTCGTCGTGCAGGCCGCGCGCGAGCTGCGTGCGGCGCTCGAGGCATCGCAGTCTCACTGA
- a CDS encoding 4-hydroxybenzoate 3-monooxygenase: MATTVRTRVAIIGAGPAGLLLSHLLAKDGIESIVLDRRSREEIESTIRAGILEQGTVELLEQSGGSTRVRTDGHRHDGIELRFAGEGHRIDFPALVGRSVWLYPQHEVLADLIAARLGEGQDLRFGVTAMRVEHADTGSPRVVAEDADGAALHIEADFVVGADGSRSVARQAVSASRADDYFREYPFAWFGILCEAPPSASELIYSNSPDGFALISQRSETVQRMYLQCDPAEDPAAATEEQLWERLQARVLGTPLQRGPIFQRDILRFRSFVAHELRRGRVALVGDAAHTVPPTGAKGLNLAVADVVVLSRALRALLLSRDERLLDAYAQTALARIWKAQHFSWWMTSMLHVSPDASAFDRQRQLGELRSVVESEAGRTYLAEAYTGWPMPTDA; the protein is encoded by the coding sequence ATGGCGACCACCGTACGCACCCGAGTCGCGATCATCGGAGCCGGGCCCGCGGGCCTGCTCCTGTCGCACCTGCTGGCCAAGGACGGCATCGAGTCGATCGTGCTCGACCGGCGCAGCCGTGAGGAGATCGAGAGCACCATCCGCGCCGGGATCCTCGAGCAGGGCACGGTCGAGCTGCTCGAGCAGTCGGGCGGCTCGACCCGGGTGCGGACCGACGGCCACCGTCACGACGGGATCGAGCTGCGGTTCGCCGGCGAGGGCCACCGCATCGACTTCCCGGCGCTCGTGGGCCGGAGCGTCTGGCTCTACCCGCAGCACGAGGTGCTCGCCGACCTCATCGCCGCTCGTCTCGGCGAGGGCCAGGACCTGCGGTTCGGCGTCACCGCGATGCGGGTCGAGCACGCCGACACCGGATCGCCGCGCGTCGTCGCGGAGGATGCGGACGGCGCGGCCCTGCACATCGAGGCCGACTTCGTGGTCGGTGCCGACGGCTCGCGCTCGGTCGCCCGCCAGGCGGTGTCGGCATCGCGTGCCGACGACTACTTCCGCGAGTACCCCTTCGCGTGGTTCGGCATCCTGTGCGAGGCGCCGCCGAGCGCGTCGGAGCTGATCTACAGCAACTCGCCAGACGGCTTCGCGCTCATCAGTCAGCGCAGCGAGACGGTGCAGCGCATGTACCTGCAGTGCGACCCCGCCGAGGATCCGGCCGCGGCGACCGAGGAGCAGCTGTGGGAGCGCCTGCAGGCGAGGGTGCTCGGCACGCCGCTGCAGCGCGGCCCGATCTTCCAGCGCGACATCCTGCGGTTCCGCAGCTTCGTCGCGCACGAGCTGCGGCGCGGCCGCGTGGCGCTGGTCGGCGACGCCGCGCACACCGTGCCGCCGACCGGGGCGAAGGGGCTGAACCTCGCGGTCGCCGATGTGGTGGTGCTCTCGCGGGCGCTCCGGGCGCTGCTGCTGAGCCGCGACGAGCGGCTGCTCGACGCCTACGCCCAGACGGCGCTGGCGCGGATCTGGAAGGCGCAGCACTTCTCGTGGTGGATGACGAGCATGCTCCACGTCTCGCCCGACGCCTCGGCGTTCGATCGGCAGCGCCAGCTCGGCGAGCTGCGCTCGGTGGTGGAGTCGGAGGCCGGCCGCACGTACCTCGCCGAGGCGTACACGGGCTGGCCGATGCCGACGGATGCGTGA
- a CDS encoding ABC transporter permease — protein sequence MTSLAAGTRSAPSIPSWVLGAGGVAILFLLLEVVPRVGLVDARYLPPVSEMLAALVSALGTGAFWIAVGETVLTWSIGLAIALVAGVVLGVVIGSSAFLREFTASTIEFLRPVPSVALIPVAVLLLGTGMASTLLLVVYASFWQVLIQVLAGVQDVDPVASDTARSYRFRRVTEVRTVVWPTTLPYAMTGLRLAASVALILTVTGELLISFDGIGGLFETARQSGNVPVMYAYVIVTGILGLLVNVLARFAERRLLFWHPSIRGEALS from the coding sequence GTGACGTCACTCGCCGCCGGCACCCGTTCCGCGCCGAGCATCCCCAGCTGGGTGCTCGGCGCGGGCGGGGTCGCCATCCTCTTCCTCCTCCTCGAGGTGGTGCCGCGCGTCGGCTTGGTCGACGCCCGCTACCTGCCGCCGGTCTCCGAGATGCTCGCCGCCCTCGTCAGCGCGCTCGGCACCGGGGCCTTCTGGATCGCTGTCGGGGAGACGGTGCTCACGTGGAGCATCGGCCTCGCGATCGCCCTCGTCGCCGGCGTCGTGCTCGGCGTCGTCATCGGCTCCTCCGCCTTCCTGCGCGAGTTCACCGCCTCGACCATCGAGTTCCTGCGCCCCGTGCCCTCGGTGGCGCTCATCCCGGTGGCCGTGCTGCTGCTCGGCACCGGCATGGCCTCGACCCTGCTGCTCGTCGTCTACGCGAGCTTCTGGCAGGTGCTCATCCAGGTGCTGGCCGGCGTGCAGGACGTCGACCCCGTCGCGAGCGACACCGCTCGCTCCTACCGCTTCCGGCGCGTGACCGAGGTGCGCACCGTCGTCTGGCCCACCACGCTGCCCTACGCGATGACCGGCCTGCGGCTGGCGGCATCCGTCGCCCTCATCCTGACCGTCACCGGCGAGCTGCTGATCAGCTTCGACGGCATCGGCGGCCTGTTCGAGACCGCGCGCCAGTCGGGCAACGTGCCCGTCATGTACGCCTACGTCATCGTGACCGGCATCCTCGGCCTGCTCGTCAACGTGCTGGCCCGATTCGCCGAGCGGCGCCTGCTGTTCTGGCACCCGTCCATCCGGGGAGAGGCGCTCTCATGA
- the metK gene encoding methionine adenosyltransferase: protein MSLRLFTSESVTEGHPDKISDQISDAVLDAMLTQDAEARVAVETLVTTGLVHVAGEVRTSGYVDIASVARKVIVDIGYDSSEVSFDGHSCGVTVSIGEQSHEIATGVDTAVEARDGSVDPLDRDGAGDQGIMFGFATDETPSFMPATAWAAHRLAERLAAVRRSGEIPFLRPDGKTQVTIGYDGFRPVSVDTVLVSTQHAPGVTNDEIRDAVISHVIDPVVADLGLDASAMRAIVNPSGSFLTGGPKGDAGLTGRKIIVDTYGGAARHGGGAFSGKDPSKVDRSAAYALRWVAKNAVAAGLAKRLEVQAAYAIGMAQPVGVYVESFGTGVIDDEAIGAAISAVFDLRPGAIVRDLDLRKPKYRQTAAYGHFGRELPGFTWEQLDRVDDLRAAAGL, encoded by the coding sequence GTGAGCCTGAGGCTCTTCACCTCGGAGTCGGTCACCGAGGGCCACCCCGACAAGATCTCCGACCAGATCTCCGACGCCGTGCTCGACGCGATGCTGACGCAGGACGCCGAGGCGCGCGTCGCGGTCGAGACGCTCGTCACCACCGGCCTCGTGCACGTCGCCGGCGAGGTGCGCACCTCGGGCTACGTCGACATCGCCTCGGTCGCCCGCAAGGTGATCGTCGACATCGGCTACGACTCGAGCGAGGTGTCGTTCGACGGCCACTCGTGCGGCGTCACCGTCTCGATCGGCGAGCAGTCGCACGAGATCGCGACCGGCGTCGACACGGCGGTCGAGGCCCGCGACGGCTCGGTCGACCCGCTCGACCGCGACGGCGCCGGCGACCAGGGCATCATGTTCGGCTTCGCCACCGACGAGACGCCGTCGTTCATGCCGGCCACGGCCTGGGCCGCGCACCGGCTCGCCGAGCGACTCGCCGCCGTGCGCCGCTCGGGCGAGATCCCGTTCCTCCGCCCCGACGGCAAGACGCAGGTGACGATCGGCTACGACGGCTTCCGCCCCGTCTCGGTCGACACCGTGCTCGTCTCGACCCAGCACGCGCCGGGGGTCACGAACGACGAGATCCGCGATGCCGTCATCTCGCACGTCATCGACCCGGTCGTCGCCGACCTCGGCCTCGACGCCAGCGCCATGCGCGCGATCGTCAACCCCTCGGGGTCGTTCCTCACCGGCGGCCCCAAGGGCGACGCCGGCCTCACCGGCCGCAAGATCATCGTCGACACCTACGGCGGCGCCGCCCGCCACGGCGGCGGCGCGTTCAGCGGCAAGGACCCGTCGAAGGTCGACCGCTCGGCCGCGTACGCGCTGCGCTGGGTGGCGAAGAACGCGGTCGCCGCGGGCCTCGCGAAGCGCCTCGAGGTGCAGGCCGCGTACGCGATCGGCATGGCGCAGCCCGTCGGGGTCTACGTCGAGTCGTTCGGCACCGGCGTGATCGACGACGAGGCCATCGGCGCGGCGATCAGCGCCGTGTTCGACCTGCGCCCCGGCGCGATCGTGCGCGACCTCGACCTGCGCAAGCCCAAGTACCGCCAGACGGCGGCGTACGGCCACTTCGGCCGCGAGCTGCCCGGCTTCACCTGGGAGCAGCTCGACCGCGTCGACGACCTGCGCGCCGCCGCGGGGCTCTGA
- a CDS encoding DUF3054 domain-containing protein, translating into MRTTRPDASARLSRARVGGAIAVDAVAVIAFAAIGRATHDGDVLGSWGLGLATTAWPFLVALAIGWLACRGWRAPLAPLRTGVSIWLVTVVGGMLLRVLSGQGTAAPFVIVATLTLLLLLVGWRLVARLVVRRASTRVSRPTRS; encoded by the coding sequence ATGCGCACGACCCGGCCCGATGCATCCGCCCGCCTGTCCCGTGCCCGCGTGGGCGGGGCGATCGCCGTCGACGCGGTCGCGGTCATCGCCTTCGCCGCGATCGGGCGCGCCACGCACGACGGCGACGTGCTCGGCTCATGGGGCCTGGGGCTGGCGACGACGGCATGGCCGTTCCTCGTCGCGCTGGCGATCGGGTGGCTCGCGTGCCGAGGCTGGCGGGCGCCGCTCGCGCCATTGCGCACGGGTGTGTCGATCTGGCTGGTGACCGTCGTGGGTGGGATGCTGCTGCGCGTGCTGAGCGGGCAGGGCACGGCCGCGCCGTTCGTCATCGTGGCGACGCTGACGCTGCTGCTGCTGCTCGTCGGCTGGCGCCTCGTCGCGAGGCTCGTCGTGCGCCGAGCGAGCACGCGGGTCAGCCGGCCGACCCGCTCCTGA